The following DNA comes from Nicotiana sylvestris chromosome 10, ASM39365v2, whole genome shotgun sequence.
agtaactacaacaatgggatgacattgaaaataaggtcttaactttctagatgccatgaccaaagctaatgctaatttttctagctgtgggtatcgtgtctcagcttccaataaggacttacttacgtaataaataggagattgtttaccttggtcctcgcggaataaaacaacacttaccgcgacttcagatacgACCAGATAAATAAGAAGTTTTTCCCCtaccttcggttttgccaacaacggtggttttgacaaataagctttcaaatttctaagggcttgctgacaatcttcattccattcaaaatgatcttgctttttaagtgcagagaaaaacttaaaacacctttctgaggatttggaaataaatctccccaaagctgcaattcttcccgttaatcgttgtacttcctttttattagtaaggatatccgggatttcttctattgctttgatctgagaaggattcacttcaataccacggttagaaacaagaaaacccaaaaacttacctgatgcaactccaaatgcacatttttctgggttgagtttcatattaaattttcgcaaaatttcaaaagtaatagatagatgagaaatatgatcatgagattgctgggttttgacgagcatatcgtctatatatacctccattgttttccctaaatgttcttggaacattttggtgaccaacctttgataggttgccccagcatttttgagaccaaagggcattactttataacaataagtccccctgtctgtgatgaaagaagttttttcttcatcaccaggatccattttgatttgattatatcctgagtatgcatctaaaaaacttaaaagttcatgacctgcggtcgcatcaattagttgatctatatgtggtaagggaaaggaatcttttggacaggctttatttaaatcagtataatctacacaaacacgacacttaccatttttcttgggtacaaccaccgtgttagctaaccaagtaggatattttacctcacggattgatccgatttttaataatttttggacttcatcctgaatcacctggttcttgaaagcaccttgtttccgtttcttttgctttattggtgtgaaagaagggtcctcgttgagtttgtgagtcatcacatttggtggtatccctgtcatatcagcgtgggaccaagcaaagcaatctaagttagcttttaaaaattcgattatcatacctcgcatgttcgtgtTTAAATTAGCCCCGATATAAACCTTCCATTTACACTAACCTATCAAAGCCTTAATAAGTCTTTCCCCAACATTcatttatatttattaaaagaaCATTAAATAACTAGAGTCCATAGTTCATACATCAACATAAAGGCAAACTTGCTGATACAGGCCATTCTTCACACATGAAATCAGCTTTAAACACAACTTTTATTCAAACAGCATTTTATTTGAACTACATATTCAGCAGTCCTCCTTTACTCAAGTTAAAAGAATAcctggaaaaaaaagaagaaataaagcaAATGTATCAAAGGTCGAGCAGTAGCAGAAGTAGCAGAAATCAGCCTCAAATTCAATTACTAAATAGAGTGAAATTATCCCAGAATGCaaccaatgaaacagtaaaacaaTTTCAACTGCTCAAGACATAGCTTTCCAACCCGAATCAATTCATATTCATTCCCAGATGAAACagaaagtatttcaaaatttgaaaatttcagAAATCAACAAAAGAAATCAATGGAACAGTAAATATCTAGCCATTTGTATTTTCTGCATTTTTCAGCTCTTCAAACTCTTAaactctctttttcctcttttcacAACCTCTGTTCTTCAGCCTTTAAATAGGCACTGATTTTAGTGCCTTCCCCATTTCCAATCCCCTTTCCCCATTTTTAATTAACTCCACTAAATCTGTTAGTGCACCtctaaccctaccactattagaagcttcCCAATTCAATTATTGAAGCTCCCTTAGGCTAGACTATCTAAATTAACTCCTATGATCCTGGTATTGCCCCTGAAATTATCCTCAAGAAGCTAGGCAGAGTACGGGCTAATCCTGCACATAGGGTGCAAACTCAATTGAAAGGGTCTCAATTGAACCCCAAAGCTCAAATCAAAGAAATATCAGAACATTAATTGAAAAAATTCGAATAAGAAGCTGAAAAAGGAAAAACCAAAGAGTAAACTACAAAGCCCAAAACTTAAACTAACCATTGATTCTCTTTCAATCTAGATACAAAAACAAAATTAACGAACTCTCTAAATTAACAATACTCTACTTAAGCTAATTAACACAACATGCCATAACcttaaaaataaaaggatagcaATTTAACATTAATTAAAATTTAAGGAGCAAAACTGAAAGACTAACAAACGATCCCTAAATTgatctaaaaggaaaaacaaaaccgAGTTCGAAATTCTTCAACACACTCAGACCAAGAACAAGTAATTAGAACAAtcctagaagaagaagaagaagaagaagaagaagaagaagaagaagaagaagaagaagaagaagaagaggaggaggagaagaagaaaagacgAACGAAACTGGTCAAAAAAAATAGAACTCACCTGGCTAGACTCGAAATTAAAATCTGATAACTTGATTCACACAAAACTGATACCAATCACTTTTCTCTGTCAAGAAAGAGCGAATGGCATCAATTTTGTAGTGAATCAGCCTTCCTGAGTCGATGCATGCCACCAGTTTTGACCGTATCGAGTTTTGAAtttttagggcttgaatttggatcTAATATTCGAGGGATTCTAGaaagattcgaaggaaactaagtagggatttggaatgaggggggTTTGGGGGTTCCGGGATGTAATTTTGGGGAAGTTTGGAGGCGGTGCCGCCACCAGAAGGTGGTGGGGAACGGTGGCGGCTGTCTCTAAGGTTTGGGTTAAGCTGAGGGAGACGAAGAGGTGGGGGGGCTCCTGAGGGGTTTTAggatatattaaaatggggtttTAATTCcggaccgtccgatcaagtaagattgaCGGCCGTGATCAAAGGAACCTAAAACGTTGTCGTTTTGATTATGGGCGGGGTCGGATCGGGTATGGGACGGGTATGGGCTAGGACAGGCGGGCTTGAGGGGTAAAGTTTTGGGCCTGGATATTTGGGTTTGAAGAACACCCCAAACTCTGATTTCTCATTTCTCTcctctttcttttcaaattaattcccccattttcttgttttattttttcaaaattaaaatcctaaattaagttataaaaccaAACTAACTTATCATAAATACTAACTAATCCtaaataattaccacaattaataaattaaagaaaaactactcaaaaatcaaaattaaaactaaaaggtgcaaaataactatttttgagatttttttttataaaataacctaattactaattaattcttaaagtgcaaagttaaatcctaaatgcacatgcattacatttttttgtatttttcattaattaaataaaataaacgtgtacagacaaatgcaaacaattgatagaaaatgctacaaaaatccataaaattgcaaataatggaaaaaattattttattttgaatttgtgggagtaattcatatagggaaaaaatcacgtgctcacactaatGATGATGtttggattgatattgatgatactgtgaagagactcaagaggaggtgaacccgtctagggatcaCACTATTGACATACCGGAGCCGGTAGTgtaaaaggctaaggcaccattgcctaagcctccatctccataccctcaaagacttgccaAGCAAAAAGGTGAGAATCAATTCAATAATTTCATTCAAATGATGAAGAGTCTCTCAATaaatgtgccattagttgaagccTTGCAACAAATGCCCGGTTATGCAAAGTTTATGAAGGATCTCGTGACAAAGAAGTAGTCAATGAACATTGAAACCATCAAagtcactcatcaagtgagtgtaATTGTGCATTCAATGGCTCCTAAGTTAGATGATCTCAGTGCTTTCACGATTTCTTGTACAACTGGAAGTGCCGagtttgctaaagctctttgtaATTTTGGGACAAGTATAACTTTGATGCCCTTTtcggttttcaagactttgggaattggtcAACCAAGACTCAcctctatgagattgcaaatggtcgATCGTAATATGAAGAGGCCCTTGGGAGTGATTGAAGATGCCttggttcgtgttgataaattcattcctCCGACGGATTTTGTCATTCTAGATTGTAAAGTTGATTATgaggtgccgattattcttgggagACCTTTCATTGCTACTAGGAAGGATCTTTTGTAATGTTGAAGCCGGAGAACTTACCTTCCGgtttggtgatgaaaaagtggtattccatgtgtgtaagtccatgcggcaaccaaatagcaatgaggtgtgctcttttgtggacttggtgactgatgttattgttgatgaaaCAAGTGATACGATAAATGTTAGTGATATGTTGGAGGCCATATTGTTTAACTTTGATGATGACGAGATGGATGGTTTCATGGAATGTGTAaactctttgcaaggaatggggtcaTACAACTATGCACCCTAGAAATTATTCTTGGATCTTGAACATAGGACAACTCCTCCTACAAAGCTCTTTATTGAAGATCCTCCTATcatggagttgaagccattgcctccacatcttcgGTATGAATTTCATGGTACTtgttctactttaccggttattctttcctcttgtttgactaacatgTAGGTAGATTACACATTGgcggtgctacaaaagaggaagaaagctATTGGgtggaccttggcggatattcgggggataagccccgccttttgcatgcataagatcaaaTTGGAGGATGGCACCAAACCATcgattgaacatcaaaggagacttaATGATGCTATGCAAGAAGTTGTCAAAAATAAGATTATCAAGTGGCTGGATGTCGGCGTTGTCTCCCCCATCtctgatagttcgtggacttctccagttcaatgtgtcccaaagaagggggGAATGACGGTGGTCATCAATgataagaatgagttgattcctacaagaatggTGACCGGTTGGAGGGTGTGTATGGACAATcacaagctcaacaaagtcactaGGAAGGATCACTTTCCACTTCCTTTCTTTGATCAAATGCTCAATAGATTGGCCGACCGTGCTTTCTACTGTTTTCTTGATGGGTACTCGGGCTacaaccaaattctcattgctcCGAAAGATCAAGAGAAAACAACCTTTATATATCCCTACAGTACTTTTGCATTCaagcggatgccatttggtttgtgcaatgcactggcgacttttcaaaggtgtatgatagCTATCTTCACAGACATGGTAGAGGGCTACTTTTAAGTTTTTATGGATTACTTCTCGATGGTTGGATATTCATTTGATGATTGTCTTGAAAATTTGGACAAAGTGTCGGctagatgtgaagaaacaaatttggtgctCAGTTGGGAGAAATGGAatttcatggtcgaggaaggcataGTACTTGGACACAAATAATGGAATTGAAGTTTacaaggcaaagattgaggtgatttctaaacttctACCTCCAACTTCGGTGAAGGTTGTGCGGAGTTTCTTAGGtcacgcgggtttttaccggcGTTTCATCAAATATTTCTCTAAGGTGGTGAACCCGTTGTGCAAGATTCTAGAGAAGGATGCTAAGTTTAACTtaaatgatgattgcatgagagcTTATATTGTTGAAGTTCAAGTTGAAAACTACTCCCATCATCACCGCTCCAAACTGGAGTGTACCTTTTGAACTCATGTATGATGTAAGTGACAAAGTGGTTGGGGTTGTGTTGGGCAGTAAATCAACAAGATTTTTCATTCGGTCTACTATTCTAGGAAGACCATGAATAGTTCCCAAGTCAATTATACCGTTATTGTAAGGCCCCATTAAAATTTCCTTATGATTTAAGATTTTTAAAGTACGCCAACGGTATTTGGAAATAACATTTTCGAGTATTAAAGAAGACATATGGGATAGAACCACATCGGTTTAAAATGAAAATATATGCTTAAGGTATGTTAGAACATATTAAGGAGGTTTGTGAGTGGGAATAATTTATGTGGAACAAGTTTGATAAATTAAGTGGAAAGAATGTCTCAATTTGTACAACACCTTACTTCAAGCAAGAATTAGTCTCACAGAAAAAggatattttccaagaattttttcTCTAAAGCATAACCCTTCGAGTCTGGTTTCAAATGCATAAAACCATTTGccatttggatatttctacaaGACATTATGATCAAATTATTAAAATTAGGCAGATGGAACGAAAAAAGTTTTGCTAAGTGTTTAAAGCCTTAAATCGCACCTCGAGATCTCCACTTTTGGCTTGTGTACCCTAGATGTCTATGGATGAGGTTaacattgtttaatcatggtttcATACTTATATGAAGATTTGGAAGTGAATTGGGGTATACATCATAGCAAGGTATCGAAGGAGAGCAAGTTGGAAAACGTGAAATATAGAAAGGATGCAACTGGGGAGCTCGTTTGAACTCGTGTTCCACGCGGGTTCAAACGAGCCATGACCCCCAGCAATTTCAAAAAAAACAGCAAAGTATTTCCCCAGTACGCGAACTTTAAAGAGAGCTTGTCCATGTCCACGCGACGCACGAGGATGCACAAGTTAAGCCTGAAGCCTTTATATAGAGCATTTCGGTAGCTCACTTCCCCCACTCCTCTTGGCCGATTCTTGGAGCTCTTCTCCACTCTCTCAATACCCCCAATACATTTCATCTTCAAGGTGAGTATATTAATAAAAGTCAACACAAATTCCAATAATAACGACAATATATAAACAAAAGCGGCATCTGGACATGAACTGTActtatttgaatcataacacatagaaagtGCCTTCGATCCAACAATCATTTGACTTCGCCATTTAGACCTAGAACTTATTGCATCATGATTGGAAGCCATAGTTTCACCAATtggaatttttagaatttgtagAAATTGAAACGTGATTTGTTTGATTAATTGGTTGGTTGGGGATGGATGGTAAGGCATGAATACATTGTTGGAGGTCCTAAACTATTAAAGGCTGGTTGTAATATGAATTAGTGGGGCAAAGAGTGAGTATTGGATAaacaaatatcatcaatgaaggttGTAGAGAATTATGCACACTCaatgtttgataaaatgcctaagtgagCCGAATGCTATAAATCCCATCCTAATGATGGTCCAATTTGACCACGTTTCTATAGATTGACGTTGCCAAGATTAGTGGAACATTGTAGCAACTCTAACGAAAGCTCAAtcgaggtatgttggctaaattTTCTCTCTTAGAATCAAATTCCATAATGTTTCCGTAAGTTTCAAGTATGGTTGGCTCAAGTTCCAAATTCCAATATTCTGGTTATCCCTTATAAACTCGACTATTCCGCATGATCCTTATTTTAAAAGATATATGTTCAAAGTATGGCTTGCGTATTAAAATGTTATGACTTTGAGTCGTGTTTCAAATGAAATCCAGTATGCCAAATTGTGTAAGGAAAACTCGATATGCTTGAGGATCCTAATTTCTCATATGTGTACCAAATGTCTTGATTGAAAATGCCTTGTTGTTGATAATCTATAAAGATACTTGAAAATGAAATAAGTGAATTGGGGATATAGTGTGTGGCCAACATGCCAAGAATCTAAGTTATAGTTGTGAGTAGTGGTGCCAATGAAATGAGAAAGACTGTGAAATGGGCCTCGACTCAactgttttaaaatgaattctaaaTAGAATTTGCCTAAAAGCTCTCGTACGCAATGTATGCCCATAAGTGGTTTTTTTAACTAATGCATTGCCTTGTAAATACATCCAATGTGATTCGAGTTCTTACATACTCATGTGTTGGAATTGTACATTGTCATTTTAGGAAAAGCGTATTGTAAGAATAAATGGTGTATTGCTTGTTTATGATTTTGATGTGTGTTTCTACTGCTGGTCGGTATGCCTCATTCTTTGTGAAGAAATCTTTTGTGTTTAAAGTTTCCATTACTAATAAATTTGAGGTatatgatttctgaaatatttTATATGTTGATATTTGATGGTGATCTTTTAAATTGAAAGAGGTGAAAGTGTGGAATATAAAATACGGCCACCGTGCTAGGAATAAAGAATCTTGTGAAAGGCCAAATGAGCCAAGGAAATACTGTTGTCGTGAGTGACTGGAAATACTAATGagaatttataaaaaaatatgaaagatgTTGAGGTGAGTACATTATATTTATGTTACCTTGTGCAAatcaattataaaaatatttttgggattgtGATAGGCGGTAGGGCCGCTTTGTGATGGTATTGTGATAGGTGGTAGGGCCTCTTTATGTTGGGATTGCGATAGGCGGTAGGGTCGCTTTGTGTTGAGATTGTGATAGGAGATAGGGCCGCTTTGTGTTGGGATTGTGATTGTGAATACATCTCCACCTGCATACATTGGGGTGAGGCAGTTGGGCTACTTTGTGTTGGGATTGTGATTGTGAATACACCTCCATCCATATACATTTAGGCCGATTAAAATTAGTATGTTTCAATTGAGCATTTGGATATTGTTGATTGTGACTTGTTATTTCTATGGTTTTCCTTTCTTATATGgtcattctattttgaaagaggacttttagctttacatactagtactattcgatggtactaacgtcccttttgctgggggcgccacatctttaatggatgcaggtgaTTCCACAATAGGCAGCATTGACCACTAATAGCGGTACACTCTCTTCAGCTAACTTGGTGaaccccacttcatttcggggtcatgtATCTTTTGTTTCTCATGTATtgtgttttgaggtatagtcggggccttatAGCCGGCATTTCCATAATACTCTTTAGTTTtccttagaggcttcgtagacaggttgtgggtgatGGTTGATGTTGGGAGTAGAAACTTGAAATGTTAGTATTTGGCAAACATGTTTTTCATTATATCTATAAACCtgtaatattttggaaattatgaATGAAGCTGCTAAtgggaaatgaaatggaagttgcTAATAAAATTTTATTAGGGTTTGATTAATGGAGTACATATCCTCTTTATTCATGCATGAGCTAAGGTAGAAGGAAATCTAACAGACTTGCTCGGccaggtttactcggttgagcgtcgaTCACGCTCCCTGTGTTCGGGGCATGACAATTATGGAGAAAGAGCTCCTCGCTATTGTGTTTGCAATTAAGAAGTTACGTCAgtacttgatgggtgcaaaagtCATTGTCTATACG
Coding sequences within:
- the LOC138879402 gene encoding uncharacterized protein, translated to MNIETIKVTHQVSVIVHSMAPKLDDLSAFTISCTTGSAEFAKALCNFGTSITLMPFSVFKTLGIGQPRLTSMRLQMVDRNMKRPLGVIEDALVRVDKFIPPTDFVILDCKVDYEVPIILGRPFIATRKDLL